DNA from Mesorhizobium sp. B2-1-1:
TTGATCAGGACGTCGTTGGGGCCGATTTCCGGCACCGGCACCTCTTCCATCCAGATGCCCGGCTCGGCCTTGGCCTTCACCAGCGCCTTCATCATGTTCGACATTCTTTTGTCCCTTGAATCTCTTGATCCGGAAGCGGTTTGCGGCGCCGGTCGCTCAGGAAATCACACCTAGTTCCTTGCCAACCGCACCGAAAGCCTCGACCGCCCGATCAATGTCGGCGCTGGAATGCGCAGCCGACATCTGCGTGCGGATGCGCGCCTGGCCCTTGGGCACCACCGGGAAGGAGAAGCCGATGACATAGATGCCGCGTTGCAGCATGCGCGCCGCCATCTCCTGCGCCAAGCTGGCATCGCCCAGCATGACCGGGATGATCGGATGGCCGGCGCCTGCCAGCGTGAAGCCGAGCTTCCCCATCTGTGTCCGAAACCGTTCCGCATTGGCATATAGGCGCTCGCGCAGGGCATCGCCATTGCGGATCATGTCGAACACTCTGATCGAGGCGCCGGCGATCGCCGGCATCAGCGTGTTGGAAAACAGATAGGGCCGCGAGCGCTGGCGCAGCCAGTCGACCACCTGTTTCTTGCCGGACGTGTAGCCGCCGGAAGCGCCGCCCAGCGCCTTGCCGAGCGTACCCGTGATGATGTCGACCCTGCCCTCGACGCCGCAATGCTCAGCCGAGCCGCGGCCGTTCCTGCCGACGAAGCCGACCGCGTGACTGTCGTCGACCATGACCATGGCATCGTATTTTTCGGCCAGATCGCACACACCCGCGAGATTGGCGATGATGCCATCCATCGAGAACACGCCGTCGGTGGCGATCAGCCGGAACCGGCAATCCTTCGCCTCCTTCAGCCGCGCCTCGAGATCCGCCATATCGTTGTTGGCGTAGCGGAAGCGCTTGGTCTTGGACAGCCTGACCCCGTCGATGATGGAAGCGTGGTTCAGCGCATCGGAGATGATCGCGTCCTCCTCGCCCAGAAGCGTCTCGAACAGTCCACCATTGGCATCGAAGCAGGAGCCGTAGAGGATGGTGTCGTCCATGCCGAGGAAGGACGATATCGTCGCTTCCAACTGCTTGTGCTCCTCCTGCGTGCCGCAGATGAAACGCACCGAAGCCATGCCGTAGCCGTAGCGGTCGAGCGCGTGCTTTGCCGCCTCGCGCAGGTCGGGGCTGTCGGCGAGGCCGAGATAGTTGTTGGCGCAGAAATTCAGCACCTTCTCGCCGCCGACATCGATCTCAGCCGACTGCGTGGAGGAAATCACCCGCTCGGACTTGTACAGTCCGGCCGATCTGAGCCCCTCAAGTTCGCCGTCGATATGGGAGAGAAATGCTGCGGTCATGATCGTGCCTCGTTTGACGTGGGCCGACTGTCGTCCCGCACGCACAAAAAATCCACCGCAAAAGCGACCGGATCAGGTGGCTGGGTAATGTCGAACGGATGCCGCAGGCATGGCTCGAGGGACGATCCGGATCACATGGGGCCGGCGAATGTTCAAATGCGGACCGGCCGCGAAAGAGGCCGATAACCATTTCGCGACCTTTAAGCCTTTCCCCTTGTCGGCCAGCTGTCGATTTCCAGTCCTGTTAATGTTTGCAGTTCAATGATGCTCATACAGGAATCCGTTGGCGAGAGGGCCGCCCCCCAAGATGTCGCAGCAGCCGGTGCAAACCGTTTCA
Protein-coding regions in this window:
- a CDS encoding glycine C-acetyltransferase; this translates as MTAAFLSHIDGELEGLRSAGLYKSERVISSTQSAEIDVGGEKVLNFCANNYLGLADSPDLREAAKHALDRYGYGMASVRFICGTQEEHKQLEATISSFLGMDDTILYGSCFDANGGLFETLLGEEDAIISDALNHASIIDGVRLSKTKRFRYANNDMADLEARLKEAKDCRFRLIATDGVFSMDGIIANLAGVCDLAEKYDAMVMVDDSHAVGFVGRNGRGSAEHCGVEGRVDIITGTLGKALGGASGGYTSGKKQVVDWLRQRSRPYLFSNTLMPAIAGASIRVFDMIRNGDALRERLYANAERFRTQMGKLGFTLAGAGHPIIPVMLGDASLAQEMAARMLQRGIYVIGFSFPVVPKGQARIRTQMSAAHSSADIDRAVEAFGAVGKELGVIS